GCGTGGTCCCGTTCCCGCCGAGCAGCCGCTCGCCGAGGTGCTGTCCGACTACGACGCTGCCGCGCCGCTCGAGAAAGCCTGGACGATACCGGCCTCGTGGTACGTGGACCCGCGCGTCTACGCCCTCGAATCCCGCGGCGTCTTCGGCGGCTGGCAGATGGTCGGCCGACTCGACCAGGTGTCCGAGCCCGGTCAGTACTTCACCGCCGAGATCGCCGGCGAGCCGCTGCTCGTCGTCCGCGGCAGGGACAACAGCCTGCGCGGGTTCTTCAACGTCTGCCGCCATCACGCCGCCGTGGTCATGACGGAACCCCAGGGGCATGCCGCGTCGCTGCGCTGCCCCTACCACGGTTGGACCTATTCCCTCGAGGGCGAGCTCAAAGGCACGCCGGATTTCGACGGCGTCTGCGACTTCGAGCGCAGCCGGAACGGCCTCGTCCCGGTGCGCCTCGAGACCTGGGAGTCTTTTGTCTTCGTGCACCTGAACGACGGAGCGCCGCCGCTCGTGGAGTTCCTCGGCGACCTCGTCCAACGCATCCACCCCCTGGAGATTGGCAAGATGCGCTTCGTCGAGCGACGCATCTATTCCTTCGACTCGAACTGGAAGGTGTTCGTCGACAATTACCTGGACGGGGGCTACCACATCCCTTCGCTGCATCAGGGGCTCCACAGCGTGCTGCAGTACGGTGAGTACAAGATCGAAAACGGCGCGCGCTACTGCTTGCAGTCGAGCCCGGTGCGCGACTCGGGGCGGGACGCCCAGACGGCCGCAGTGCGGAAGGGCAAGGAAGCTTACTACTACTGGCTGTATCCCAACTTCATGCTCAACTGGTACGAGGGCATGATGGACACGAACCTGGTGCTGCCCTTGGGCGTCGATCGGACGCTCGTGGTCTTCGACTTCTTCTTCGTCGAGGTGGAAGGGGAGGCGGCGGCGCGCAACCGCGCCAGCATCGTGGTGGGCGAGCGTATCCAGGCCGAGGACACCGGCATCTGCGCTTCCGTACAGAAGGGGCTCGGCTCGCGGGCCTACAAGGCCGGCCGCCTTTCGGTGCGGCGCGAAGCGGGAGAGCACCTCTTCCATCGCCTGCTGGCGGCGGATCTGCGGGCGGCGCTCGCCGGCGGCGCCGCCGCTCGGTGAGGACTGTCTCTCACGAGTCACCCCATCGGCTGCAACTCTGATCAGTTCTTCCCCGCAGGCTCGAAGGGCGGGGCGTCGGGATCGTAGGGCCTGCTGGGATCGACGCGCTTGCCATCCACCTTCCAGATCCCCGGGCGGACGGCGTCGACGAAGAAGAGACGCCAGCCCTCCGCCGTGAGCACCCACCACTCCCGCTGGATCGCCTCGGTGTCTACCGTCCGCAGCTGGCCTGCTTTGAGTTGTGCCCTCCGCCAGTGCTGATGGATCGTGGCGATCGCTGTGTCGTTCTGCACCGTGATCTCCTGGATGTCGAAGGTGAGTTGCAGGGTGCGCTCCACCTGCTCGAAGCTGGCGCGGATGTAAGCAGCCGCTTCCTCGGGGGACGAACGCTGTCCGCTGGGAGGCTGGAACGAGAAGTCCGGCGTCCGCAACGCCAGGATCACTTCGGGATCTTCGTCGTGATAGGCGGCGACGGATTTCGCGTACTGCTCTTCCAGCGCCGCGCGCACGGGCTTGGACTGGTCACGGCTGGCGCTGGGTTCGCCTTTCGTCTTCACCTGGACCGGCGTGTCGGTGTTCGGCGGGGCGGCGGCGAGAAGACTCGATGGAGCGCAACAGGTGAGCAGGAGCGCGAGAAACCAGAGGCAGCGGCGCACCGTCCGTCCTCCTCGCGCGGGATCGCGGCTCAGACGCGCATCGAGGCGATGGCGCGAGCCAGCGCCGCCATGCGGCCCGCGAAGGTGACCAGCTGGGCCACCTCGATCTCCTCGTTGGCCTGGTGGTAGGTGGCC
The sequence above is a segment of the Candidatus Krumholzibacteriia bacterium genome. Coding sequences within it:
- a CDS encoding nuclear transport factor 2 family protein gives rise to the protein MRRCLWFLALLLTCCAPSSLLAAAPPNTDTPVQVKTKGEPSASRDQSKPVRAALEEQYAKSVAAYHDEDPEVILALRTPDFSFQPPSGQRSSPEEAAAYIRASFEQVERTLQLTFDIQEITVQNDTAIATIHQHWRRAQLKAGQLRTVDTEAIQREWWVLTAEGWRLFFVDAVRPGIWKVDGKRVDPSRPYDPDAPPFEPAGKN
- a CDS encoding aromatic ring-hydroxylating dioxygenase subunit alpha, coding for MARGPETRGPVPAEQPLAEVLSDYDAAAPLEKAWTIPASWYVDPRVYALESRGVFGGWQMVGRLDQVSEPGQYFTAEIAGEPLLVVRGRDNSLRGFFNVCRHHAAVVMTEPQGHAASLRCPYHGWTYSLEGELKGTPDFDGVCDFERSRNGLVPVRLETWESFVFVHLNDGAPPLVEFLGDLVQRIHPLEIGKMRFVERRIYSFDSNWKVFVDNYLDGGYHIPSLHQGLHSVLQYGEYKIENGARYCLQSSPVRDSGRDAQTAAVRKGKEAYYYWLYPNFMLNWYEGMMDTNLVLPLGVDRTLVVFDFFFVEVEGEAAARNRASIVVGERIQAEDTGICASVQKGLGSRAYKAGRLSVRREAGEHLFHRLLAADLRAALAGGAAAR